A region from the Brassica napus cultivar Da-Ae chromosome C8, Da-Ae, whole genome shotgun sequence genome encodes:
- the LOC106418647 gene encoding chloroplastic import inner membrane translocase subunit HP30-1, with amino-acid sequence MGVGGGEGEQRRSNDGEMMAISSLFNDQQNPIQQLQVKFKEVEVGFKTWLSKQSIPVEAAVVSTMSGVQGAFIGGLMGTLSPEMPQTDPQAMASMKQAQALVGGPWVQARNFAAITGVNAGIACVMKRIRGKEDLESAVVAALGSGFAYSLVSQGLQGQPINAITTAAGFAVFQGIFFKLGERFSKPSPEDPFYTRSRTMLLKLGLQKYEKNFKKGLLTDPTLPLLTDSALRDVSIPPGPRLLILDHIQRDPEINGKRGK; translated from the exons ATGGGTGTAGGCGGCGGAGAAGGTGAGCAAAGGAGAAGCAACGACGGAGAGATGATGGCGATATCGAGCTTGTTCAACGACCAGCAGAATCCAATTCAGCAGTTACAAGTCAAATTCAAGGAGGTAGAAGTGGGTTTCAAGACGTGGCTATCGAAGCAATCGATACCGGTTGAAGCAGCCGTCGTGTCCACCATGAGCGGGGTGCAGGGAGCTTTCATCGGAGGACTCATGGGAACACTCTCCCCTGAGATGCCTCAGACGGATCCTCAAGCTATGGCGTCGATGAAGCAAGCTCAG GCGCTTGTGGGTGGGCCATGGGTTCAAGCTCGGAACTTTGCTGCGATTACTGGTGTTAATGCTGGAATTGCTTGTGTAATGAAACGTATTAGAGGCAAAGAGGATCTTGAATCTGC CGTGGTGGCAGCATTAGGATCTGGATTTGCCTACTCTTTGGTGAGCCAAGGCTTGCAAGGACAGCCTATTAATGCTATCACAACAGCTGCTGGTTTCGCTGTCTTCCAAGGAATATTTTTCAAG TTGGGAGAAAGATTCTCTAAACCAAGTCCTGAAGACCCGTTTTACACACGCTCAAGAACCATGCTGTTGAAGCTAGGTCTACAGAAGTACGAAAAGAACTTCAAGAAAGGACTTCTAACAGATCCCACTTTACCATTACTCACCGACAG tgCGCTAAGAGATGTGAGCATCCCACCAGGGCCAAGACTTCTGATACTAGACCATATCCAGAG GGACCCTGAGATAAACGGCAAACGAGGAAAGTAG